CGCGATCGTCGGTCGGCCCGGTGAATTCGCCCGGCTCCGCGACGGCGCGCAGCACGAGTCCGTCGGTGGGCGCGACGAGCCGCCCGCGGTCGGCAAGCAGCAGCGCGCGGCGCACCTCCGCTTCCGCCAGCGACACCTTGCCATCGGCGATGGCTTTCTCCTCCGGGCTAAGCGGTGCCTCTGGCGCGGCGAGTTGCGACCGCGGTCGTGCACGGGCAAGCTGCCCCGCGTTGGCCAGCATCTGGTCGCGCTCGGCCGAGGCGATCGTCAGCCGCGTGCGCGCCTCGGCAACTTGGATCTCTGTCATGTCCGACTCCAGCTCAGCCAACACATCACCCGCCTTGACACTCTGTCCTTCGCGAACGTACACGGCCTTGATCCGTCCCGGCGTCTCGAACCTCAGCGCTAGCTCTCGATGCGCCGCCTCGACAACGCCGTCGGCAAACAGACACGGCGCCGGCCCGACCGCGACGGATTCGTCCGGTCCGTCCGTCTCGGCGGCCGCGGACGCTTCCGAAGGCACGTCTCTCAATCCGCCCCAAGCAAGGAAGGCCAGAGCAGCCACCGCCGCGGAGATCGACACCAGCATCAACCAGCGCATGAGACGGCTCCTCGCGGAGGTTGGACAGCAAGCGGAATGTGCGGGCGGGGCACCGCGCTTTGGGCAAGCTCTTCGACAATCCGCCCGTCCGCCAGCCGCAGAATGCGGTCAGCCATCGAGTAGATTCGCGAGTCGTGAGTGACCACGACCACGGTTTTTTTCAGGTCACGACACAGGTTCTTGAGGATCCGCATGGCGTTGAAGCCCGCGTCGGCGTCGAGCGACGCGGTCGGCTCGTCGGCCAAAATCACTTCCGGACCGCCGGCCAGCGCCCTGGCAAAGGCCACGCGCTGCCGTTGTCCCATGCTCAGCCGAGTTACGCGGCAAGACGCCTTGTCCCGCAAGCCGACCAACGACAGCAGCTCGAGCGCCTTGTCGCGCGAGCGGGCTTTCGGCCAGCCGAGCAGATCGAGCGGCACGCAGACGTTTTCCGCCGCGGTCAACGCGTCGAACAGATGGAACCGCTGAAACACAAAGCCGATCTTCTCGCGGCGAAAACGGGCCTGTTCGCGGGGCGAGAACCGCAACACGTCGAGACCCAAAATGTTGAGCAGGCCCGCATCGGCCGACAGCACGCACCCCAGGATCGACAGCAACGTGGTTTTGCCACTCCCGGAAGGGCCGACGAGATACACGCATTCGCCGCGGGCCACGGAGAAATCGACGCCGCGCAGCACCGGGCAGCGTTCTTCGCCGGTCTGATAGCTTTTCATCAGGCCGGCGGCCCGGATCACCACGTCTGGCATGTGCATTCGCTTTTTATCCGATCAAGACGGTGGCCGGGTCGATGCGGCGGATGCGGGCAAAAGGCAACAGCGAGGAGACCAGACAGAGAACGACGACCATTGCCACGGCCGACCCCATCAGCGTCGCCGGGATTTCGACGGGCGCCAGCGGCGAATTCCAGAACGTGCGGATGGCGGCCACGATGGCCAGGCCGCCCAACGACCCCGCGGCCGCGATCGCCAGCGATTGCAGCATGATGACGCCGCACACGTGGCGGTCTTCCGCGCCGATCGCCTTGAGCGTGGCGTATTCGTCAAGGTGATCGAGGGCCAGCGCATAGAGGCTTTGGCCGACCATCATCAACCCCACGAGCAAGCCCAGCGCGGTCGAGGCGCCGAAGCTGATGCCGATGCCCGTCCGCCTCATCCAATAGTTTTGCGAGACTCGGGCGAACTCGCCGGGGGTATAGACGGCGGCCTTGGGAACGCGGCGGCGGATGGCGGCCAGCACGCGCTCCCGGTCTGCCCGCGGCCATAGTTTGACCAGAAAGAAGGAACACGCCCCCGGCGCGATGTGCGCCATTCGCCGGGCGGTCTCGAAGGTGGTGAAGAGGTACGGCATGGTGACGAAATTAGTGATACCGCGCGTGCGGGCGACCAACTGGGCGCGATGCCCGCTGATCTCCAGCCAATCTCCCACCCGTGGATTGCCGAGCTTGGGCGCATCGACTTCGTCGAAGCTGAGGCCGTCGGGCCGCTTGAGATCCTCTTTCGAGCCTTCGACAAAACCCCAAGCGGTGCCGAGCATGGTGCTGGGATCGGAGCCGATGAGCCACACGTCTTCCATGTGGCCTCCGGCCAGCGCCGCCGCCTTGCCGACGAGATAGGGCTTGACCGATTCGACCCCCGGAATGCCCCGCAGACGGTCGATCCAGAGTTGCGGAATGTCTCGCGCCAGGTCGACGGTCTCGACCATTGGATGGGCGACCCAAACGTCGGCCTGGCAATGGTCGATGAGCACGCTCGCCTTGCGCATCAGCCCCAGATACAAGCCACCCTGCACGGTCACCAGGACCAGCGAAAAGACGACGCCCGTCAGGCCGGTCAACAGCTTGCCGCGCTCGGAAATCAGCGTTTTGAGGGCGAAGGAGAACACACGATGCCGTCATGGAGAGGAAAGACGACTGCTGGACTGTAAGGCACGAAACGGGCACAGGGCGAGAACGGGGCGGCGGAATGTACACGCCCACGAGCACGACGCAAAGGGCAGTCTGGAAATGAGCTTTACGGCGAAGCGGGGTCCGATTAGCATTCGGCGTCAGTTCGCGTCGAGGGCCATCCAGAGCAGGA
This region of Pirellulales bacterium genomic DNA includes:
- a CDS encoding FtsX-like permease family protein — translated: MFSFALKTLISERGKLLTGLTGVVFSLVLVTVQGGLYLGLMRKASVLIDHCQADVWVAHPMVETVDLARDIPQLWIDRLRGIPGVESVKPYLVGKAAALAGGHMEDVWLIGSDPSTMLGTAWGFVEGSKEDLKRPDGLSFDEVDAPKLGNPRVGDWLEISGHRAQLVARTRGITNFVTMPYLFTTFETARRMAHIAPGACSFFLVKLWPRADRERVLAAIRRRVPKAAVYTPGEFARVSQNYWMRRTGIGISFGASTALGLLVGLMMVGQSLYALALDHLDEYATLKAIGAEDRHVCGVIMLQSLAIAAAGSLGGLAIVAAIRTFWNSPLAPVEIPATLMGSAVAMVVVLCLVSSLLPFARIRRIDPATVLIG
- a CDS encoding biotin/lipoyl-binding protein; the encoded protein is MRWLMLVSISAAVAALAFLAWGGLRDVPSEASAAAETDGPDESVAVGPAPCLFADGVVEAAHRELALRFETPGRIKAVYVREGQSVKAGDVLAELESDMTEIQVAEARTRLTIASAERDQMLANAGQLARARPRSQLAAPEAPLSPEEKAIADGKVSLAEAEVRRALLLADRGRLVAPTDGLVLRAVAEPGEFTGPTDDRDLFVIVNGAASQVRAFVEELDGLLVSPGQRALVTAAASPGKRHRGTVRTCSPYFRLKSQRNLRPGERVDVRVREVVVDLEAGHDLLLGLPVEVLLEPPSSRVANRSQ
- a CDS encoding ABC transporter ATP-binding protein translates to MHMPDVVIRAAGLMKSYQTGEERCPVLRGVDFSVARGECVYLVGPSGSGKTTLLSILGCVLSADAGLLNILGLDVLRFSPREQARFRREKIGFVFQRFHLFDALTAAENVCVPLDLLGWPKARSRDKALELLSLVGLRDKASCRVTRLSMGQRQRVAFARALAGGPEVILADEPTASLDADAGFNAMRILKNLCRDLKKTVVVVTHDSRIYSMADRILRLADGRIVEELAQSAVPRPHIPLAVQPPRGAVSCAG